From Falco cherrug isolate bFalChe1 chromosome 4, bFalChe1.pri, whole genome shotgun sequence, one genomic window encodes:
- the KDELR2 gene encoding ER lumen protein-retaining receptor 2, producing MNIFRLTGDLSHLAAIIILLLKIWKSRSCAGISGKSQLLFALVFTTRYLDLFTSFISLYNTSMKLIYIACSYATVYLIYMKFKATYDGNHDTFRVEFLIVPVGGLSFLVNHDFSPLEILWTFSIYLESVAILPQLFMISKTGEAETITTHYLFFLGLYRALYLVNWIWRYYFEGFFDLIAVVAGVVQTVLYCDFFYLYVTKVLKGKKLSLPA from the exons ATGAACATCTTCCGCCTTACCGGGGACTTGTCCCACCTGGCGGCCATCATCATCCTGCTGCTCAAGATCTGGAAGAGCCGCTCCTGCGCGG GTATTTCTGGGAAAAGCCAGCTTCTGTTTGCACTGGTCTTCACTACCCGTTATCTGGACCTCTTCACTTCATTCATTTCATTGTATAACACATCTATGAAG CTTATCTACATTGCTTGCTCGTACGCCACTGTGTATCTGATCTACATGAAATTTAAGGCTACTTATGATGGAAACCATGATACATTCAGAGTGGAGTTTCTGATAGTTCCTGTTGGTGGACTCTCATTTCTTGTCAATCATGACTTCTCTCCTCTGGAG atacTGTGGACCTTCTCCATCTATCTTGAATCGGTTGCTATTCTTCCTCAGCTTTTTATGATCAGCAAAACTGGCGAAGCAGAGACCATCACTACTCACTATCTCTTCTTCTTGGGTCTGTACCGTGCCTTGTACTTAGTCAACTGGATTTGGCGCTACTATTTTGAGGGATTTTTTGACCTCATAGCTGTTGTTGCTGGTGTGGTCCAGACCGTTCTTTACTGTGACTTCTTCTATTTGTATGTTACAAAAG